The Cyprinus carpio isolate SPL01 chromosome A5, ASM1834038v1, whole genome shotgun sequence genome has a segment encoding these proteins:
- the LOC109063186 gene encoding neural proliferation differentiation and control protein 1-like isoform X1 produces MRSLSPPWASLLTEAFLITTVAVSAAMAVVGHCPRSLDCARERRHFCQPGSSHCGPCLDPFVENKRGKCVIRRQYQPAVKVSHLPELDEEIDILSSIISKHRESEMKHSAPSPAASKAPEDGSWQSGQHRAEASPTAATSEQPLTSALTTAASTTRPASHTPFISAVHSAPFIIPYPSEDHSFIIFLGVFLMVGSVAMVLTGVCWVRMQRGNRLAQKVDYPAFGLIGPNSDSGMTGDKTLAQSAQMYHFQLQKQQMMSLKQRSDSKIPESGATSDEENEDGDFTVYECPGLAPTGEMEVKNPLFDDSTFHLHLQRSYN; encoded by the exons ATGCGATCTCTGAGCCCACCCTGGGCCTCGCTACTCACCGAGGCTTTCCTCATCACAACAGTCGCCGTCAGCGCCGCAATGGCAG TTGTGGGACATTGTCCTCGGAGTCTGGACTGTGCCCGGGAGCGACGGCACTTCTGCCAGCCCGGCTCTTCACACTGCGGCCCATGCCTAGACCCATTTGTGGAGAACAAACGAGGGAAGTGTGTGATCAGGAGACAATATCAACCTG CAGTCAAGGTCAGCCATCTCCCAGAGCTGGATGAAGAGATAGACATTCTCTCCTCCATCATCAGCAAACACAGAGAATCAGAGATGAAACACTCAG CCCCCTCTCCAGCTGCATCCAAAGCCCCTGAGGATGGATCGTGGCAGAGCGGTCAGCACAGAGCAGAGGCTTCTCCTACTGCTGCTACATCAGAACAGCCTCTGACAAGTGCCCTGACCACCGCCGCCTCTACCACCAGACCAGCCTCACACACTCCCTTTATCTCTGCTGTGCACAGTGCCCCCTTTATCATCCCGTACCCCTCAGAGGACCACTCTTTCATCA TATTTTTGGGTGTGTTTCTCATGGTGGGCTCAGTTGCCATGGTCTTGACCGGTGTGTGTTGGGTCAG GATGCAGAGAGGAAATCGTCTGGCCCAGAAGGTTGATTATCCTGCTTTTGGGTTAATAGGTCCCAATTCTGACAGTGGCATG ACTGGAGATAAAACACTTGCCCAGAGTGCCCAGATGTACCACTTTCAGCTTCAGAAGCAGCAAATGATGTCACTGAA GCAACGAAGTGATTCCAAGATTCCTGAGTCAGGAGCCACTTCAGATGAGGAAAATGAAGACGGAGACTTCACTGTGTATGAGTGCCCAGGACTTGCCCCA ACCGGGGAAATGGAAGTGAAGAATCCACTGTTCGATGACTCCACCTTTCATCTTCACCTGCAGAGAAGTTACAACTAA
- the LOC109063186 gene encoding neural proliferation differentiation and control protein 1-like isoform X2, whose product MRSLSPPWASLLTEAFLITTVAVSAAMAVVGHCPRSLDCARERRHFCQPGSSHCGPCLDPFVENKRGKCVIRRQYQPVKVSHLPELDEEIDILSSIISKHRESEMKHSAPSPAASKAPEDGSWQSGQHRAEASPTAATSEQPLTSALTTAASTTRPASHTPFISAVHSAPFIIPYPSEDHSFIIFLGVFLMVGSVAMVLTGVCWVRMQRGNRLAQKVDYPAFGLIGPNSDSGMTGDKTLAQSAQMYHFQLQKQQMMSLKQRSDSKIPESGATSDEENEDGDFTVYECPGLAPTGEMEVKNPLFDDSTFHLHLQRSYN is encoded by the exons ATGCGATCTCTGAGCCCACCCTGGGCCTCGCTACTCACCGAGGCTTTCCTCATCACAACAGTCGCCGTCAGCGCCGCAATGGCAG TTGTGGGACATTGTCCTCGGAGTCTGGACTGTGCCCGGGAGCGACGGCACTTCTGCCAGCCCGGCTCTTCACACTGCGGCCCATGCCTAGACCCATTTGTGGAGAACAAACGAGGGAAGTGTGTGATCAGGAGACAATATCAACCTG TCAAGGTCAGCCATCTCCCAGAGCTGGATGAAGAGATAGACATTCTCTCCTCCATCATCAGCAAACACAGAGAATCAGAGATGAAACACTCAG CCCCCTCTCCAGCTGCATCCAAAGCCCCTGAGGATGGATCGTGGCAGAGCGGTCAGCACAGAGCAGAGGCTTCTCCTACTGCTGCTACATCAGAACAGCCTCTGACAAGTGCCCTGACCACCGCCGCCTCTACCACCAGACCAGCCTCACACACTCCCTTTATCTCTGCTGTGCACAGTGCCCCCTTTATCATCCCGTACCCCTCAGAGGACCACTCTTTCATCA TATTTTTGGGTGTGTTTCTCATGGTGGGCTCAGTTGCCATGGTCTTGACCGGTGTGTGTTGGGTCAG GATGCAGAGAGGAAATCGTCTGGCCCAGAAGGTTGATTATCCTGCTTTTGGGTTAATAGGTCCCAATTCTGACAGTGGCATG ACTGGAGATAAAACACTTGCCCAGAGTGCCCAGATGTACCACTTTCAGCTTCAGAAGCAGCAAATGATGTCACTGAA GCAACGAAGTGATTCCAAGATTCCTGAGTCAGGAGCCACTTCAGATGAGGAAAATGAAGACGGAGACTTCACTGTGTATGAGTGCCCAGGACTTGCCCCA ACCGGGGAAATGGAAGTGAAGAATCCACTGTTCGATGACTCCACCTTTCATCTTCACCTGCAGAGAAGTTACAACTAA